A region of Arabidopsis thaliana chromosome 5, partial sequence DNA encodes the following proteins:
- a CDS encoding Cysteine/Histidine-rich C1 domain family protein (Cysteine/Histidine-rich C1 domain family protein; CONTAINS InterPro DOMAIN/s: DC1 (InterPro:IPR004146), C1-like (InterPro:IPR011424); BEST Arabidopsis thaliana protein match is: Cysteine/Histidine-rich C1 domain family protein (TAIR:AT1G55390.1); Has 1807 Blast hits to 1807 proteins in 277 species: Archae - 0; Bacteria - 0; Metazoa - 736; Fungi - 347; Plants - 385; Viruses - 0; Other Eukaryotes - 339 (source: NCBI BLink).): protein MEAPSPFFSRSKPKCRLSDPAQPLNLFRLGCSSSKGNDMEDTPPPFFSTSKPKCRLSDPAQPHKLCRRGYRSHPRLSMCFSCKGKDMEDSRYYYYCVTCKLEFHRGCHVFPPEIKHIFHPSHPLTLISVDPTFDFSPRNWKDKSSTEESIYEVDDDCEDDDNNIMTIIIIMMMMMMMMMMMMITMMMLLMMMMMMMMMMMIACLSDGNHLKCKCCQVPLQKVYYHCSICKFYLNATCSMRPPPPTISHIKSHEHTLTLFPIRLPFPCDACGLSLSETDDLVYACLPCSHMVHRSCIYLPRVIKITRHPHRLSFSLSLQPGDFLCGVCRQTIDVNNGQYSCNKGCHYAVHSKCATRKEVWDGKDLEGVPEEPEEYMESFVRIDEETIQHFSHEHYLKLYEKNNICEKDKVCEACTLPVMISQRYYGCMKCDFVLDEACAFLPRKKYHPLHKHPLTLHAFPLGRISGFGHLYHSASNIFICDGCSRIGCGFVYKCGEQDCTFLVDVNCASLPDPFIHGCHPHDLFFNLTEGKCMGCSSDYCSSYYLECIKCTSFLGIRCATLPTKAHYKYDRHPLTLCYGDEDTTSGQYWCEICESKLDASKWFYTCEFCSITLHVNCLQGKDMYMKPHYIFKLVSGRYEVEIARNDGNTRPLCSQCNLLCAQTLVFKQIGRYESCCTLDCLANYIWKLALAKRER, encoded by the exons ATGGAAGCaccttctccttttttttctaGATCTAAACCCAAATGTCGTCTGTCCGATCCGGCTCAGCCGCTCAACCTTTTCCGGCTTGGATGCTCCTCGAGCAAAGGCAATGATATGGAAGACACACCTCCTCCCTTTTTTTCTACATCTAAACCCAAATGTCGTCTGTCCGATCCGGCTCAGCCGCACAAGCTTTGCCGGCGTGGATACCGTTCTCATCCTCGACTTTCTATGTGCTTTTCGTGCAAAGGCAAGGATATGGAAGACAGTAGGTACTATTACTACTGTGTTACATGCAAATTGGAATTCCACAGAGGTTGTCACGTCTTTCCACCGGAGATAAAACACATTTTTCACCCCTCTCACCCTCTAACTCTCATTTCCGTAGATCcgacttttgatttttcaccCCGAAACTGGAAAGACAAGTCCTCTACAGAAGAATCGATATatgaagttgatgatgattgtgAAGACGACGACAACAATA TAATGacgataataataataatgatgatgatgatgatgatgatgatgatgatgatgataacgatgatgatgttgttgatgatgatgatgatgatgatgatgatgatgatgat TGCCTGTTTATCTGATGGAAATCACCTGAAATGCAAATGTTGTCAGGTTCCACTACAAAAGGTATATTATCATTGTTCTATCTGCAAGTTCTATCTTAATGCGACTTGCTCGATGAGACCACCACCTCCCACTATCTCACACATCAAAAGTCATGAGCACACCCTCACCCTCTTCCCTATACGACTTCCTTTTCCTTGTGATGCATGTGGCTTGTCTCTAAGCGAGACCGATGATCTTGTTTACGCTTGTCTCCCTTGCAGCCACATGGTCCACAGATCATGTATCTATCTACCTCGTGTCATTAAGATCACCCGACACCCACACCGTCTCTCTTTCAGTTTATCCCTTCAACCTGGTGATTTCTTATGTGGAGTCTGTCGCCAAACCATCGACGTCAACAACGGGCAATACTCTTGTAATAAGGGATGTCATTATGCTGTCCATTCAAAATGTGCAACGAGAAAAGAGGTTTGGGATGGAAAAGATCTTGAAGGAGTGCCTGAAGAACCCGAGGAATATATGGAGTCATTTGTTAGGATTGATGAGGAGACAATTCAACATTTCAGCCATGAGCATTATCTAAAGCTTTATGAAAAGAACAATATTTGTGAGAAAGACAAGGTATGTGAGGCATGCACCCTTCCAGTAATGATCTCTCAGAGATATTATGGTTGTATGAAGTGTGATTTTGTTCTCGATGAAGCATGTGCATTTCTTCCTCGCAAAAAATACCACCCATTACATAAACACCCACTTACGCTCCACGCTTTCCCACTTGGTCGGATCTCCGGGTTCGGTCATCTGTACCACTCGGCAAGCAACATATTCATATGTGATGGTTGCAGCCGAATTGGTTGTGGTTTTGTGTACAAATGCGGTGAACAAGATTGTACATTTCTCGTAGACGTCAACTGCGCTTCTCTTCCAGATCCTTTCATTCATGGTTGTCATCCACATGATCTCTTTTTCAATTTGACGGAAGGTAAATGCATGGGGTGTTCAAGTGATTATTGTTCATCCTATTACCTAGAATGCATTAAATGCACTTCTTTTTTGGGTATTAGATGTGCTACTTTGCCTACTAAGGCACACTACAAATACGATAGGCATCCACTCACCCTATGCTACGGTGATGAAGATACAACAAGTGGCCAATATTGGTGTGAGATATGTGAATCAAAATTAGATGCAAGCAAATGGTTTTATACATGTGAATTTTGCAGCATCACTCTCCATGTCAACTGTTTACAAGGGAAAGATATGTACATGAAGCCCCACTACATCTTCAAATTGGTTTCTGGTAGATATGAAGTTGAAATTGCTCGAAATGATGGTAACACTCGGCCACTTTGCTCTCAATGTAATCTTCTTTGTGCACAGACTTTGGTATTCAAGCAGATAGGCAGATACGAAAGTTGTTGTACTCTTGATTGTCTGGCAAATTACATTTGGAAATTAGCATTGGCCAAAAGAGAAAGGTGA
- the UBL5 gene encoding ubiquitin-like protein 5 (ubiquitin-like protein 5 (UBL5); CONTAINS InterPro DOMAIN/s: Ubiquitin (InterPro:IPR000626), Ubiquitin supergroup (InterPro:IPR019955); BEST Arabidopsis thaliana protein match is: Ubiquitin-like superfamily protein (TAIR:AT3G45180.1); Has 1807 Blast hits to 1807 proteins in 277 species: Archae - 0; Bacteria - 0; Metazoa - 736; Fungi - 347; Plants - 385; Viruses - 0; Other Eukaryotes - 339 (source: NCBI BLink).), with translation MIEVVLNDRLGKKVRVKCNDDDTIGDLKKLVAAQTGTRAEKIRIQKWYNIYKDHITLKDYEIHDGMGLELYYN, from the coding sequence ATGATCGAGGTGGTTCTCAACGATCGTTTAGGGAAAAAAGTTAGGGTGAAGTGTAACGATGATGACACGATCGGTGATCTGAAGAAGCTTGTCGCGGCACAAACCGGAACACGAGCCGAGAAGATCAGAATTCAGAAGTGGTACAACATCTACAAGGATCACATCACTCTCAAGGACTATGAGATCCATGACGGCATGGGTCTTGAGCTTTACTACAACTAG
- a CDS encoding Zn-dependent exopeptidases superfamily protein: protein MRRRHHFPLISYAVFLLSPLLLLLVLGETNPSDSSFVTPINWDLYHSSDDLMEQIHSLVHRHPDKLSIELIKSGNKGYNAEVNVVTYCRGGKESDDRSNFRILLTFGQHGRELITSELAFRILSILSEEQFLPNKNGGILKNTLDKLVIKMVPIENPNGRKRVESGDLCERRNGRGVDLNRNWGVDWGKKEKDYDPSEENPGTAPFSEPETQIMRKLAISFDPHIWINVHSGMEALFMPYDHKNITPEGLPSQKMRTLLEKLNKFHCHDRCMIGSGGGSVGYLAHGTATDYIYDVVKAPMAFTFEIYGDNQTASRDCFKMFNPVDLPNFKRVLNDWSAAFFTIFQLGPLHLDGNTSKAADKWVSIDEYLDGYLVERKNRYGKNMEVIDVGMQEIKTYFRLFLLSSVLLMFMFCSRIAKSKYSRNSMPVLP from the exons ATGCGTCGGCGGCATCACTTCCCGCTAATCTCTTACGCGGTCTTCCTCCTCTcaccattgttgttgttactcGTTCTCGGCGAAACTAATCCTTCTGACTCGTCTTTTGTTACTCCCATTAACTGGGATCTCTACCACTCCAG TGATGATTTAATGGAGCAGATACATTCTTTGGTACATCGACATCCAGATAAGCTCTCG ATTGAGTTGATTAAATCGGGAAACAAAGGCTACAATGCAGAGGTCAATGTGGTAACTTATTGTCGCGGTGGTAAAGAGAGTGATGACAGATCAAACTTTAGGATTCTTCTT ACTTTTGGTCAGCATGGGAGAGAGCTTATCACCTCTGAACTTGCTTTTCGGATTTTGTCAATTTTGAGCGAAGAACAGTTCTTACCAAATAAAAACGGAGGAATCCTGAAAAACACATTAGACAAACTAGTCATAAAA ATGGTTCCTATAGAAAACCCGAATGGTCGCAAACGTGTTGAATCTGGAGATCTTTGTGAACGAAGAAATG GAAGAGGAGTTGACCTGAACCGAAATTGGGGTGTTGACTGGggcaagaaagaaaag GATTATGATCCATCTGAAGAGAATCCAGGAACTGCTCCGTTTAGTGAGCCCGAAACTCAAATAATGCGGAAGCTAGCCATATCATTTGATCCTCACATATGGATAAATGTGCATTCTGGAATGGAG GCTTTATTTATGCCGTATGACCACAAAAACATAACCCCAGAGGGATTACCTTCACAGAAAATGAGGACCTTACTTgaaaaacttaacaaatttcATTGTCACGACCGCTGCATGATTGGATCTGGCGGCGGCTCTGTTGG GTATTTGGCACATGGTACAGCTACAGATTATATCTATGATGTTGTAAAGGCACCCATGGCATTCACCTTTGAG ATCTATGGGGACAACCAAACTGCTTCAAGAGATTGCTTTAAAATGTTCAACCCTGTTGATCTACCCAATTTCAAG AGAGTTCTTAATGACTGGTCTGCTGCATTCTTCACGATTTTCCAACTGGGACCGCTCCACTTAGACGGAAACACTTCCAAAGCTGCAGACAAATGGGTGTCTATAGACGAGTATTTGGATGGCTACTTGGTGGAAAGGAAGAACAGATATGGGAAAAACATGGAAGTGATCGATGTCGGAATGCAAGAGATAAAAACTTACTTCAGGctcttcttgttgtcttcAGTACTTCTGATGTTCATGTTCTGTTCCAGGATAGCGAAGAGCAAGTATAGTAGAAACTCCATGCCTGTCTTGCCATGA
- a CDS encoding Pentatricopeptide repeat (PPR-like) superfamily protein (Pentatricopeptide repeat (PPR-like) superfamily protein; LOCATED IN: chloroplast; EXPRESSED IN: 23 plant structures; EXPRESSED DURING: 13 growth stages; CONTAINS InterPro DOMAIN/s: Pentatricopeptide repeat (InterPro:IPR002885); BEST Arabidopsis thaliana protein match is: Pentatricopeptide repeat (PPR) superfamily protein (TAIR:AT3G22470.1); Has 1807 Blast hits to 1807 proteins in 277 species: Archae - 0; Bacteria - 0; Metazoa - 736; Fungi - 347; Plants - 385; Viruses - 0; Other Eukaryotes - 339 (source: NCBI BLink).), giving the protein MLLLQQPPLVSTRFHSLYFLTHHHHHHHRFFQPPISAFSATTSASLPSPSPSSSSSYFSSWNGLDTNEEEDNEFSSEVHRRYDFSPLLKFLSRFGPVELALDSESESEASPESLNPVEFDLVESYRAVPAPYWHSLIKSLTSSTSSLGLAYAVVSWLQKHNLCFSYELLYSILIHALGRSEKLYEAFLLSQKQTLTPLTYNALIGACARNNDIEKALNLIAKMRQDGYQSDFVNYSLVIQSLTRSNKIDSVMLLRLYKEIERDKLELDVQLVNDIIMGFAKSGDPSKALQLLGMAQATGLSAKTATLVSIISALADSGRTLEAEALFEELRQSGIKPRTRAYNALLKGYVKTGPLKDAESMVSEMEKRGVSPDEHTYSLLIDAYVNAGRWESARIVLKEMEAGDVQPNSFVFSRLLAGFRDRGEWQKTFQVLKEMKSIGVKPDRQFYNVVIDTFGKFNCLDHAMTTFDRMLSEGIEPDRVTWNTLIDCHCKHGRHIVAEEMFEAMERRGCLPCATTYNIMINSYGDQERWDDMKRLLGKMKSQGILPNVVTHTTLVDVYGKSGRFNDAIECLEEMKSVGLKPSSTMYNALINAYAQRGLSEQAVNAFRVMTSDGLKPSLLALNSLINAFGEDRRDAEAFAVLQYMKENGVKPDVVTYTTLMKALIRVDKFQKVPVVYEEMIMSGCKPDRKARSMLRSALRYMKQTLRAS; this is encoded by the exons atgCTTCTCTTGCAACAACCACCACTGGTTTCAACTAGATTTCACTCTCTCTACTTCCTCactcaccaccaccaccaccaccaccgcttCTTCCAACCACCAATCTCAGCTTTCTCTGCAACAACCTCTGCTTCTTTACCTTCaccatctccatcttcttcttcttcttacttctcctCATGGAATGGTTTAGatacaaatgaagaagaagacaatgaaTTCTCCTCCGAGGTTCACCGTCGCTACGACTTCTCTCCACTCCTAAAATTCCTCTCAAGATTCGGACCAGTCGAGTTAGCTCTAGATTCGGAATCGGAATCAGAAGCTTCACCGGAATCGCTTAATCCGGTAGAGTTCGATCTCGTCGAGTCATACAGAGCAGTACCAGCACCATACTGGCACTCTCTGATAAAATCGTTAacctcatcaacatcatctctTGGTTTAGCTTACGCTGTAGTGTCATGGCTACAAAAACATAACCTCTGTTTCTCCTACGAGCTTCTTTACTCGATTCTCATCCACGCGCTTGGCCGTTCCGAGAAGCTTTACGAGgcgtttcttctctctcagaAACAAACGTTAACACCATTGACATACAATGCCTTGATTGGTGCTTGTGCTCGGAACAACGATATCGAAAAAGCTCTTAATTTGATCGCTAAGATGCGTCAAGACGGTTATCAATCCGATTTTGTTAACTATAGTTTGGTTATTCAGTCGTTGACTCGTAGCAATAAGATTGATTCTGTTATGTTGTTGAGATTGTATAAAGAGATTGAAAGAGATAAGCTTGAGCTTGATGTGCAGTTAGTTAATGATATTATTATGGGTTTTGCTAAGTCTGGTGATCCTTCTAAGGCTTTGCAGCTTCTTGGTATGGCTCAAGCGACGGGTTTGAGTGCGAAAACCGCTACTCTTGTATCGATTATCTCTGCGTTGGCGGATTCAGGGAGGACTTTGGAGGCTGAAGCTTTGTTTGAGGAGTTGAGACAGAGTGGGATTAAGCCTAGAACGAGAGCTTACAATGCGTTGCTTAAAGGGTATGTGAAGACGGGTCCTTTGAAAGACGCAGAGTCAATGGTTTCTGAGATGGAGAAGCGAGGTGTTTCGCCTGATGAACATACGTATAGTCTGCTTATCGATGCGTATGTTAATGCAGGTAGATGGGAAAGTGCGAGAATTGTGTTGAAAGAGATGGAAGCTGGTGATGTACAGCctaattcttttgttttcagtaGACTCTTAGCTGGTTTTCGCGATAGAGGTGAATGGCAGAAGACATTTCAAGTTCTTAAAGAGATGAAGAGTATCGGTGTTAAGCCCGATAGACAGTTTTATAACGTGGTGATCGATACCTTTGGGAAGTTTAATTGTCTTGATCATGCCATGACGACTTTCGATAGAATGTTAAGCGAAGGTATTGAACCAGATAGGGTGACTTGGAATACGCTTATTGATTGTCATTGTAAGCATGGTCGGCATATCGTAGCGGAAGAGATGTTCGAGGCGATGGAGAGGCGAGGGTGTTTGCCTTGTGCTACAACTTATAACATTATGATCAATAGTTATGGTGATCAAGAAAGATGGGATGATATGAAAAGATTGTTGGGAAAGATGAAGAGCCAAGGTATCCTGCCTAATGTTGTGACACACACTACACTTGTCGACGTTTATGGCAAATCGGGTAGGTTTAATGATGCGATAGAGTGCTTGGAAGAGATGAAGTCGGTTGGGTTGAAACCATCATCGACCATGTACAATGCCCTCATCAATGCATATGCACAAAGG GGTTTATCGGAACAAGCTGTGAATGCATTTAGAGTGATGACATCGGATGGACTAAAGCCGAGTTTATTGGCTCTCAATTCGCTCATCAATGCCTTTGGTGAGGATAGAAGAGACGCTGAAGCCTTTGCCGTGTTACAGTACatgaaagaaaat GGCGTAAAACCAGACGTGGTCACTTACACAACACTCATGAAAGCTCTCATTCGTGTTGATAAGTTTCAGAAG GTACCGGTTGTTTACGAGGAGATGATCATGTCAGGATGCAAACCAGATAGAAAAGCTAGATCCATGTTACGGTCAGCTCTAAGATACATGAAGCAGACGTTAAGAGCCTCATAG
- a CDS encoding Zn-dependent exopeptidases superfamily protein (Zn-dependent exopeptidases superfamily protein; FUNCTIONS IN: metallocarboxypeptidase activity, zinc ion binding; INVOLVED IN: proteolysis; LOCATED IN: membrane; EXPRESSED IN: 22 plant structures; EXPRESSED DURING: 13 growth stages; CONTAINS InterPro DOMAIN/s: Peptidase M14, carboxypeptidase A (InterPro:IPR000834); Has 30201 Blast hits to 17322 proteins in 780 species: Archae - 12; Bacteria - 1396; Metazoa - 17338; Fungi - 3422; Plants - 5037; Viruses - 0; Other Eukaryotes - 2996 (source: NCBI BLink).) — protein sequence MEQIHSLVHRHPDKLSIELIKSGNKGYNAEVNVVTYCRGGKESDDRSNFRILLTFGQHGRELITSELAFRILSILSEEQFLPNKNGGILKNTLDKLVIKMVPIENPNGRKRVESGDLCERRNGRGVDLNRNWGVDWGKKEKDYDPSEENPGTAPFSEPETQIMRKLAISFDPHIWINVHSGMEALFMPYDHKNITPEGLPSQKMRTLLEKLNKFHCHDRCMIGSGGGSVGYLAHGTATDYIYDVVKAPMAFTFEIYGDNQTASRDCFKMFNPVDLPNFKRVLNDWSAAFFTIFQLGPLHLDGNTSKAADKWVSIDEYLDGYLVERKNRYGKNMEVIDVGMQEIKTYFRLFLLSSVLLMFMFCSRIAKSKYSRNSMPVLP from the exons ATGGAGCAGATACATTCTTTGGTACATCGACATCCAGATAAGCTCTCG ATTGAGTTGATTAAATCGGGAAACAAAGGCTACAATGCAGAGGTCAATGTGGTAACTTATTGTCGCGGTGGTAAAGAGAGTGATGACAGATCAAACTTTAGGATTCTTCTT ACTTTTGGTCAGCATGGGAGAGAGCTTATCACCTCTGAACTTGCTTTTCGGATTTTGTCAATTTTGAGCGAAGAACAGTTCTTACCAAATAAAAACGGAGGAATCCTGAAAAACACATTAGACAAACTAGTCATAAAA ATGGTTCCTATAGAAAACCCGAATGGTCGCAAACGTGTTGAATCTGGAGATCTTTGTGAACGAAGAAATG GAAGAGGAGTTGACCTGAACCGAAATTGGGGTGTTGACTGGggcaagaaagaaaag GATTATGATCCATCTGAAGAGAATCCAGGAACTGCTCCGTTTAGTGAGCCCGAAACTCAAATAATGCGGAAGCTAGCCATATCATTTGATCCTCACATATGGATAAATGTGCATTCTGGAATGGAG GCTTTATTTATGCCGTATGACCACAAAAACATAACCCCAGAGGGATTACCTTCACAGAAAATGAGGACCTTACTTgaaaaacttaacaaatttcATTGTCACGACCGCTGCATGATTGGATCTGGCGGCGGCTCTGTTGG GTATTTGGCACATGGTACAGCTACAGATTATATCTATGATGTTGTAAAGGCACCCATGGCATTCACCTTTGAG ATCTATGGGGACAACCAAACTGCTTCAAGAGATTGCTTTAAAATGTTCAACCCTGTTGATCTACCCAATTTCAAG AGAGTTCTTAATGACTGGTCTGCTGCATTCTTCACGATTTTCCAACTGGGACCGCTCCACTTAGACGGAAACACTTCCAAAGCTGCAGACAAATGGGTGTCTATAGACGAGTATTTGGATGGCTACTTGGTGGAAAGGAAGAACAGATATGGGAAAAACATGGAAGTGATCGATGTCGGAATGCAAGAGATAAAAACTTACTTCAGGctcttcttgttgtcttcAGTACTTCTGATGTTCATGTTCTGTTCCAGGATAGCGAAGAGCAAGTATAGTAGAAACTCCATGCCTGTCTTGCCATGA
- a CDS encoding Cysteine/Histidine-rich C1 domain family protein, whose product MKLMMIVKTTTTIVMLLLMMVMVTLYPMVLLLVKKRYTNLIRTTKTTSTIMLSTKTMSTIMLRLIVMTIIIIMMMMMMMMMMMMITMMMLLMMMMMMMMMMMIACLSDGNHLKCKCCQVPLQKVYYHCSICKFYLNATCSMRPPPPTISHIKSHEHTLTLFPIRLPFPCDACGLSLSETDDLVYACLPCSHMVHRSCIYLPRVIKITRHPHRLSFSLSLQPGDFLCGVCRQTIDVNNGQYSCNKGCHYAVHSKCATRKEVWDGKDLEGVPEEPEEYMESFVRIDEETIQHFSHEHYLKLYEKNNICEKDKVCEACTLPVMISQRYYGCMKCDFVLDEACAFLPRKKYHPLHKHPLTLHAFPLGRISGFGHLYHSASNIFICDGCSRIGCGFVYKCGEQDCTFLVDVNCASLPDPFIHGCHPHDLFFNLTEGKCMGCSSDYCSSYYLECIKCTSFLGIRCATLPTKAHYKYDRHPLTLCYGDEDTTSGQYWCEICESKLDASKWFYTCEFCSITLHVNCLQGKDMYMKPHYIFKLVSGRYEVEIARNDGNTRPLCSQCNLLCAQTLVFKQIGRYESCCTLDCLANYIWKLALAKRER is encoded by the exons atgaagttgatgatgattgtgAAGACGACGACAACAATAGTGATGTTGCTgctgatgatggtgatggtgactCTTTATCCAATGGTGCTTCTACTCGTGAAGAAGCGGTACACGAATTTGATAAGGACTACGAAGACGACGTCAACAATAATGTTGTCTACGAAGACGATGTCAACAATAATGTTGAGGCTAATAGTAATGacgataataataataatgatgatgatgatgatgatgatgatgatgatgatgataacgatgatgatgttgttgatgatgatgatgatgatgatgatgatgatgatgat TGCCTGTTTATCTGATGGAAATCACCTGAAATGCAAATGTTGTCAGGTTCCACTACAAAAGGTATATTATCATTGTTCTATCTGCAAGTTCTATCTTAATGCGACTTGCTCGATGAGACCACCACCTCCCACTATCTCACACATCAAAAGTCATGAGCACACCCTCACCCTCTTCCCTATACGACTTCCTTTTCCTTGTGATGCATGTGGCTTGTCTCTAAGCGAGACCGATGATCTTGTTTACGCTTGTCTCCCTTGCAGCCACATGGTCCACAGATCATGTATCTATCTACCTCGTGTCATTAAGATCACCCGACACCCACACCGTCTCTCTTTCAGTTTATCCCTTCAACCTGGTGATTTCTTATGTGGAGTCTGTCGCCAAACCATCGACGTCAACAACGGGCAATACTCTTGTAATAAGGGATGTCATTATGCTGTCCATTCAAAATGTGCAACGAGAAAAGAGGTTTGGGATGGAAAAGATCTTGAAGGAGTGCCTGAAGAACCCGAGGAATATATGGAGTCATTTGTTAGGATTGATGAGGAGACAATTCAACATTTCAGCCATGAGCATTATCTAAAGCTTTATGAAAAGAACAATATTTGTGAGAAAGACAAGGTATGTGAGGCATGCACCCTTCCAGTAATGATCTCTCAGAGATATTATGGTTGTATGAAGTGTGATTTTGTTCTCGATGAAGCATGTGCATTTCTTCCTCGCAAAAAATACCACCCATTACATAAACACCCACTTACGCTCCACGCTTTCCCACTTGGTCGGATCTCCGGGTTCGGTCATCTGTACCACTCGGCAAGCAACATATTCATATGTGATGGTTGCAGCCGAATTGGTTGTGGTTTTGTGTACAAATGCGGTGAACAAGATTGTACATTTCTCGTAGACGTCAACTGCGCTTCTCTTCCAGATCCTTTCATTCATGGTTGTCATCCACATGATCTCTTTTTCAATTTGACGGAAGGTAAATGCATGGGGTGTTCAAGTGATTATTGTTCATCCTATTACCTAGAATGCATTAAATGCACTTCTTTTTTGGGTATTAGATGTGCTACTTTGCCTACTAAGGCACACTACAAATACGATAGGCATCCACTCACCCTATGCTACGGTGATGAAGATACAACAAGTGGCCAATATTGGTGTGAGATATGTGAATCAAAATTAGATGCAAGCAAATGGTTTTATACATGTGAATTTTGCAGCATCACTCTCCATGTCAACTGTTTACAAGGGAAAGATATGTACATGAAGCCCCACTACATCTTCAAATTGGTTTCTGGTAGATATGAAGTTGAAATTGCTCGAAATGATGGTAACACTCGGCCACTTTGCTCTCAATGTAATCTTCTTTGTGCACAGACTTTGGTATTCAAGCAGATAGGCAGATACGAAAGTTGTTGTACTCTTGATTGTCTGGCAAATTACATTTGGAAATTAGCATTGGCCAAAAGAGAAAGGTGA
- a CDS encoding transcription activator-like protein (transcription activator-related; Has 1807 Blast hits to 1807 proteins in 277 species: Archae - 0; Bacteria - 0; Metazoa - 736; Fungi - 347; Plants - 385; Viruses - 0; Other Eukaryotes - 339 (source: NCBI BLink).) → MEKEPKQEPEEGRDKYEPHQHQPPYISQMQPVTHEAYGGGLYGQDDEKETTNLEKEAKNIEKEPQQQRPPASDTQSADGPDEVKTLTPKHKQPASSGDRDVDITGQSYIQ, encoded by the coding sequence ATGGAGAAAGAACCCAAGCAAGAGCCAGAGGAAGGGAGAGATAAGTACGAGCCACATCAGCACCAGCCACCGTATATCTCGCAGATGCAGCCAGTGACGCACGAAGCCTACGGTGGTGGCCTCTACGGTCAGGACGACGAAAAAGAGACCACAAATTTAGAGAAAGAGGCCAAGAATATAGAGAAAGAACCTCAGCAGCAAAGACCACCGGCCAGTGATACACAGAGCGCAGATGGGCCTGACGAGGTAAAGACGTTGACACCAAAACACAAGCAACCAGCTTCTTCGGGTGATAGAGACGTTGACATAACTGGCCAGTCTTACATTCAATGA